TTCTATTAAAATTCCATAGGTTACTTGACAATCGAGCAGAATTTAAATGGGCGAAATCGTTATTTAGTTGGTTATTTATCTTTGGTATGACCTGTAGCTTTTTTAGAACCACATAGAAATAAAATATAAAATTAATCACTAAATATAAAACCGAGATTGTACTTAACTTGAATTAATTAATGATGAAGTTAATTTAGAGAAAAGAAACAAAAGTAGTCGAGCTTTTGTTTGACAAGCAAAAGTTAGATTTACAGTAAAATTACGTGTTCATCCCAATAAAAATTATCCAAAGTCCACAAATTACTAATAATTTAGAAAAATCTTATGTATATTTACGCAAGTCAATAAAAAAAGGGCGTCTCACCCTTTTTTGTACTTAAGTCTATAGTGTTTTAATGAAAGGGAAAAGGTTAAAGGGATGAATCAAGTCACCCATAAGACTGAGGGATAATAATTTTCCCAATTGTCAGGGCTATTTTGCCCTCAGATTTAACTTTTTCTCATTTTTGTAAAAAATTTATCCACCCTCTTTAAAAAAGAGGGTGGATAGGTTAACTTTTGCGATCAAGTCTGATACTTACAGAATTGTCGTTTTGAGTGCCAGTCAGTTGCCTTACTTTCGAGGATTTAGCCACGAGTCGATTCAACCCGTCCATAAAATAGACCACGAATCTTGACTTCTTTTGGTTCGCCAGCACCTAAATCTGTATCAGATGGCTGTTCGCTCTCGAAAGTGCCAGCAATTTCACCGCTAGAACTGTCTATTTTGGCGATTTGCAGAGAAATCTTGCCATTAAGATTTTCAGCACGCTTGACGTTAGTGCGGGTAAGTTCTTCATCATCTGCTTGGGCGGGAAGAGCCACAGCATTATCGTAGCCACTGACGACACCACGACCTTTGGGATCTAGGAAGGCAGCACCACGATAGGAAGGAACTTTAAAGCTGCCTTCAAAGTCCGTAGAGGTGTTAATACTAGTCAAGCTGGGTTGGCTTTGAGCAACCAAATTTTTGATGGTGAAGAGGAAAGGTACTCGTTCACCACCAGGAAGTTGCACAGTGATAGCTTGGAAGTCAAGACCATCAGTTTCCGTAAAAGTCAGGCTATTATCTGCGTTGACTTTCAGATTACCTTGCACCTGGTCAATGGTGGAAGTGTATCTGGTCAACAATTTGCCAGCAACAAATTCTGCTTCTTGCCGTTTATTAGCAGGTTCTTCTTTAATGAAGAAGCTAGTTGGTTCCAAGCAAAGTTCTTTGATGGTATAAGACTGGCTAGAATCAATGGGAAGGGAACCACGGCTTGTTTCTGCTAGTTGGGGGCATTTGTTCGCCAAGCCAGTGCCGCGAATTTGATCGTAAGTGAGTACATCTCTACCACTACTGGTAGTAGGAGCATCACTACAAGCGGTTATTAGTCCCAGGCACAAAGCCAAGAATGCAACAATTAAAGCGCGATACCTCATGGTCAACCTCAATCTCAAAAATTAATATCTAAGTTGTAAAACTGCATCGAAGCTTTGATCTCTGATGAGAAGCCGCTACTCTGCGAAAAGCTACCTTTGTTCGGACACGGCTTTGCTCTGATAAGAGAGTTGAAGCAAGTGTTCGGGTGTCTAGTTGTCAGACGCTGCTCAAACTTTTCTCTGCTAAACGTAGTTAAACGTGTCGCTATCTTGAGCTTGGGGTGTAGACCCCAGACTAAGTAGCACACTGCATCCATTTTGGATGTGTGTCACTAGGGGAGCAAAAAACCAGCAGTTTTACTGTTGGTGGCATTTGTTTGGAATTGGGCGA
This portion of the Nostoc sp. GT001 genome encodes:
- a CDS encoding photosystem II manganese-stabilizing polypeptide gives rise to the protein MRYRALIVAFLALCLGLITACSDAPTTSSGRDVLTYDQIRGTGLANKCPQLAETSRGSLPIDSSQSYTIKELCLEPTSFFIKEEPANKRQEAEFVAGKLLTRYTSTIDQVQGNLKVNADNSLTFTETDGLDFQAITVQLPGGERVPFLFTIKNLVAQSQPSLTSINTSTDFEGSFKVPSYRGAAFLDPKGRGVVSGYDNAVALPAQADDEELTRTNVKRAENLNGKISLQIAKIDSSSGEIAGTFESEQPSDTDLGAGEPKEVKIRGLFYGRVESTRG